From Halococcus hamelinensis 100A6, one genomic window encodes:
- a CDS encoding GNAT family N-acetyltransferase, whose amino-acid sequence MSDAYRVRPYEPTDEDSVRALYETVSGHRPDPEWFEWKFARTPYSEAVPMFVAEHRTEIVGVRPYQVVPLSAGETALRAGYFQNMMLHPAHRGEGLFSRLNRRTIDHLDGRVSLLFCLTNENSRPIYAHWGWHEVTTARMYYRVQNPAAPLSVFRDDRVTRALGRLGGGLARGYLAACDQLVRRASDVRIQHESGVPAATVASLYRRHVPDALHVSGDEPYYEWRYDSPRWSTATHLATRDGDPIGAVVTRTRTAFGTRITHIADVLPMTDIEEPALGALLARTLDRQANSDVVVATETSLPRTLLLKSGFVPDDLPLLRRFRTGYVLFVTALDDTAVAFENADDWALPLAVRDTS is encoded by the coding sequence ATGAGCGACGCGTATCGGGTCCGGCCGTACGAACCGACCGACGAAGACAGCGTTCGCGCCCTCTACGAAACCGTGAGCGGCCACAGGCCGGACCCGGAGTGGTTCGAGTGGAAGTTCGCCCGGACCCCCTACTCCGAGGCGGTCCCGATGTTCGTCGCCGAACACCGAACCGAGATCGTCGGGGTCCGTCCGTACCAAGTCGTCCCCCTGTCCGCGGGTGAGACGGCTCTCCGGGCCGGCTACTTCCAGAACATGATGTTGCATCCGGCCCATCGCGGCGAAGGGCTGTTCAGCCGGCTGAACCGGCGGACGATCGACCACCTCGACGGGCGCGTCTCGCTCCTGTTCTGCCTGACGAACGAGAACTCGCGACCGATCTACGCCCACTGGGGCTGGCACGAGGTGACGACCGCACGGATGTACTATCGCGTCCAGAACCCCGCCGCGCCGCTCTCGGTGTTCCGCGACGACCGGGTCACACGAGCCCTCGGACGGCTCGGAGGTGGTCTCGCTCGCGGCTACCTCGCCGCCTGTGACCAGCTCGTCCGGCGCGCTTCCGACGTTCGAATCCAGCACGAGTCGGGGGTTCCCGCCGCGACGGTGGCCTCGCTGTACCGTCGTCACGTCCCCGACGCACTCCACGTCAGCGGCGACGAGCCCTACTACGAGTGGCGATACGACAGCCCTCGATGGTCGACCGCGACCCATCTCGCGACGCGCGACGGCGACCCCATTGGCGCTGTCGTCACCCGGACGCGGACGGCCTTCGGCACGAGGATAACCCACATCGCGGACGTGCTCCCCATGACCGACATCGAGGAACCCGCGCTCGGCGCGCTGCTCGCACGGACGCTCGACCGGCAGGCGAACAGCGACGTCGTCGTGGCGACGGAGACGAGCCTCCCGCGCACCCTGCTCCTGAAAAGCGGCTTCGTCCCGGACGACCTGCCGCTGCTGCGTCGGTTTCGCACCGGCTACGTGTTGTTCGTGACGGCGCTCGACGACACCGCCGTCGCGTTCGAGAACGCGGACGACTGGGCCCTGCCGCTCGCCGTGCGGGATACGAGCTGA
- a CDS encoding zinc-dependent alcohol dehydrogenase family protein, translated as MDAYEVRETDPDYEGVTRTERDRPTPADDEVLIRLRAASLNYRDLAIANSELAYPGASLPVVPLSDGAGDVVEVGAAVERLAEGDRVATPFAPNWVDGPGTDEKLATSTGGNVDGALTQYATFPAESVPRLPDHLSYEEGATLSCAGLTAWRALVEDGGLSADETVLALGTGGVSTFALQFAEMHGARSVVTSSSDEKLDRARELGAWETINYEETPDWHETVMERTDGEGVDHVVEVGGQGTLERSLGAAGINGHVHLIGVLTGQQGEIDPSPVLGKAVTLEGVFGVGSRAMFDRMNRALDTTGTTPVVDRVFEFDAAREAYRYLESGDHQGKVVVDIE; from the coding sequence ATGGACGCCTACGAAGTCCGCGAGACCGACCCCGACTACGAAGGGGTGACCAGAACGGAGCGCGACCGACCGACGCCGGCGGACGACGAGGTGCTGATCCGGCTGCGGGCCGCCTCGCTCAACTACCGCGACCTCGCGATCGCGAACAGCGAGCTCGCGTATCCGGGCGCGTCCCTCCCGGTCGTCCCGCTTTCGGACGGGGCCGGGGACGTGGTCGAGGTCGGGGCCGCCGTCGAGCGCCTCGCCGAGGGCGACCGGGTCGCGACCCCGTTCGCCCCGAACTGGGTCGACGGGCCGGGGACCGACGAGAAGCTCGCGACGAGCACCGGCGGGAACGTCGACGGCGCGCTCACGCAGTACGCCACGTTCCCCGCGGAGAGCGTGCCCCGTCTCCCGGACCACCTCTCGTACGAGGAAGGGGCGACCCTCTCGTGTGCGGGGCTCACGGCGTGGCGAGCCCTCGTCGAGGACGGGGGTCTCAGCGCCGACGAGACCGTCCTCGCGCTCGGGACGGGCGGCGTCTCGACGTTCGCGCTCCAGTTCGCCGAGATGCACGGCGCGCGCTCGGTCGTCACCTCCTCCAGCGACGAGAAGCTCGACCGGGCCCGCGAGCTGGGTGCCTGGGAGACGATAAACTACGAGGAGACGCCCGACTGGCACGAGACGGTCATGGAGCGCACCGACGGCGAGGGCGTCGACCACGTCGTCGAGGTCGGTGGTCAGGGCACGCTCGAACGCTCGCTCGGCGCGGCGGGTATCAACGGCCACGTCCACCTCATCGGTGTTCTGACGGGTCAACAGGGTGAGATCGACCCGTCGCCGGTGCTCGGGAAGGCGGTCACGCTCGAAGGGGTCTTCGGGGTCGGCAGCCGGGCGATGTTCGACCGGATGAACCGCGCGCTCGACACGACCGGCACGACGCCCGTCGTCGACCGCGTCTTCGAGTTCGACGCGGCGCGCGAGGCCTACCGATACCTGGAGAGCGGCGACCACCAGGGGAAGGTCGTCGTCGACATCGAGTAG
- a CDS encoding MBL fold metallo-hydrolase has product MNRTTDWYETASTTADDYRLTETLNGVPSNAYLLTDGEARLVVDSAFGVGDLRETCGELAGDSARLLLTHTHWDHIGAGHQFDRAHVHPTESAAGEVRIDSLSEEFVGRPKRFVEEHLAAGGSLPDEVDSETFDVPPVTGVEPVEAGDVIELGDRRLELVDLAGHSPGQLGVLDRDRDRLYGGDLVHGDRNLYVHFRDCDIRRYIESFERVIELREANAFSTLLTGHNPPIADEDLSVLDTLRDHLESIVDGDRTPETIETAWGEKHRYRIGGTEILTKPSV; this is encoded by the coding sequence ATGAATCGCACGACGGACTGGTACGAGACGGCGTCGACGACGGCGGACGACTACCGGCTCACCGAGACCCTGAACGGCGTTCCGAGCAACGCGTACCTCCTGACCGACGGCGAGGCGCGACTGGTCGTCGATTCGGCGTTCGGCGTCGGCGACCTCCGGGAGACGTGCGGCGAGCTCGCTGGCGATAGCGCTCGACTCCTGCTCACCCACACCCACTGGGACCACATCGGGGCCGGGCATCAGTTCGACCGGGCGCACGTCCACCCGACCGAGTCCGCCGCCGGCGAGGTTCGGATCGATTCGCTCTCGGAGGAGTTCGTCGGCCGTCCGAAACGGTTCGTCGAAGAGCACCTCGCGGCCGGCGGCTCGCTCCCGGACGAGGTCGACTCCGAGACGTTCGACGTGCCGCCGGTCACGGGCGTCGAGCCGGTCGAAGCCGGGGACGTGATCGAACTCGGGGACCGACGGCTCGAACTCGTCGACCTCGCGGGCCACTCACCGGGCCAGCTCGGCGTCCTCGACCGCGACCGGGACCGGCTCTACGGTGGGGACCTCGTCCACGGCGACCGAAACCTGTACGTTCACTTTCGGGACTGTGACATCCGGCGGTACATCGAGAGCTTCGAGCGGGTCATCGAGCTCCGGGAGGCGAACGCCTTCTCGACGTTGCTGACGGGCCACAACCCGCCGATCGCGGACGAGGACCTCTCGGTCCTCGATACGCTCCGCGACCACCTCGAATCCATCGTCGACGGCGACCGAACCCCCGAGACCATCGAGACGGCGTGGGGCGAGAAACACCGCTACCGGATCGGGGGGACCGAGATCCTGACCAAGCCATCGGTGTAG
- a CDS encoding asparagine synthase-related protein, translating to MTGFVGGAVTGQPLRRLADGMHHEPWYEHEFFESGTHGVGFAHHGEHDPLGHTTWRGGGRMGIVYGGITGRDRPAEAFDRLLDAPATLADLDGSFAVVCLDTRGETDRVLVATDKLGTRPCYYAEDRALFGSSLSTLLTQLDDPTVDEQAISDMLLLGNLWGDRTLIDEIKALPPATVLEYADGEIRTERYWKPDFESAPRRGYIPELKTRYREAIDDTSSTFGDTAGLWLSGGLDSRTLADGLARNAGRTFDSLVAYTYDANPRGGGNPALARQVATQLDVEVEELVMTPERFLDVFETSVDLTDGMLRWSSLLNLSTIFNLDGKPANVLLEASGQGELVGQHPRRYNFTEYDSAVEGLMRSEQMVDTDTVQSLLTIDADPLRTFEETVAESDETTQRGRMLDVHYANYYSRMTLASNTVPRSQAGTRVPFVNKDFLEHTAALPQEYRMGTFPLTDGAIPYGMTRPKHELARELDNGLDRIPYERTGLSPRRPFLAHLAGFVLKTGTARLRSKVAYGGAHEPDIWYREHEGLRERIDDLLRGACERPWFDADEIRRLRGEHLRGEANHMTTSLAAITTLECWFQRHLD from the coding sequence ATGACCGGGTTCGTCGGTGGGGCGGTCACCGGGCAACCGCTTCGACGACTGGCCGACGGGATGCACCACGAACCGTGGTACGAACACGAGTTCTTCGAGAGCGGGACACACGGGGTCGGGTTCGCTCACCACGGGGAGCACGACCCGCTCGGCCACACCACCTGGCGGGGCGGCGGCCGCATGGGTATCGTCTACGGCGGGATAACCGGTCGTGACCGACCGGCCGAGGCGTTCGACCGGCTGCTCGATGCCCCGGCGACGCTCGCCGACCTCGACGGGTCGTTCGCCGTCGTCTGCCTCGATACCCGGGGGGAGACCGACCGGGTCCTGGTCGCGACCGACAAGCTCGGTACGCGGCCGTGTTATTACGCCGAGGACCGGGCGCTGTTCGGCTCGTCGCTCAGTACGCTCCTGACCCAACTCGACGACCCGACCGTCGACGAGCAGGCGATAAGCGACATGCTCCTTCTGGGGAACCTCTGGGGGGACCGAACGCTCATCGACGAGATAAAGGCGCTTCCACCGGCGACGGTGCTCGAGTACGCCGACGGGGAGATACGGACCGAACGGTACTGGAAGCCCGACTTCGAGAGCGCGCCGCGCCGGGGATACATCCCCGAACTGAAGACCCGGTACCGGGAGGCGATCGACGATACCTCCTCGACCTTCGGCGATACGGCCGGGCTGTGGCTCTCCGGTGGGCTCGACAGCCGAACGCTGGCGGACGGGCTGGCACGGAACGCCGGCCGTACGTTCGATTCGCTCGTCGCCTACACCTACGATGCGAACCCACGGGGTGGCGGCAACCCGGCGCTCGCCCGGCAGGTGGCCACACAGCTCGACGTCGAGGTCGAGGAGCTCGTGATGACGCCCGAGCGCTTCCTCGACGTCTTCGAGACGAGCGTCGACCTCACCGACGGGATGCTCCGGTGGTCGTCGCTGCTCAACCTCTCGACGATATTCAACCTCGATGGCAAGCCGGCGAACGTCCTCCTCGAAGCGTCGGGACAGGGCGAACTGGTCGGCCAGCACCCCCGCCGATACAACTTCACCGAGTACGACTCGGCGGTCGAGGGGCTGATGCGAAGCGAACAGATGGTCGATACCGACACCGTCCAGTCCCTCCTGACCATCGATGCCGACCCGCTCCGGACCTTCGAGGAGACGGTCGCCGAGAGCGACGAGACGACACAGCGGGGACGGATGCTCGACGTCCACTACGCCAACTACTACTCGCGAATGACCCTCGCGAGCAACACGGTGCCACGGAGCCAGGCCGGGACACGGGTACCGTTCGTCAACAAGGACTTCCTCGAACACACCGCAGCGCTGCCCCAGGAGTACCGGATGGGGACGTTTCCGCTCACCGACGGGGCGATCCCGTACGGGATGACGCGACCGAAACACGAACTCGCACGCGAGCTCGACAACGGGCTGGACCGGATCCCCTACGAACGGACGGGACTCAGCCCACGTCGACCCTTCCTGGCCCATCTCGCCGGTTTCGTCCTCAAGACCGGCACCGCCCGACTCCGCTCGAAGGTCGCCTACGGCGGGGCCCACGAACCCGACATCTGGTATCGCGAGCACGAGGGGTTGCGCGAACGCATCGACGACCTCCTCCGGGGGGCCTGCGAGCGGCCGTGGTTCGACGCCGACGAGATACGCCGGCTCCGAGGCGAACACCTCCGCGGCGAGGCCAACCACATGACGACCTCGCTCGCGGCGATCACGACCCTCGAGTGCTGGTTCCAGCGCCACCTCGACTGA
- a CDS encoding carboxylate--amine ligase, with protein sequence MTEGRVLVLDAERRQAVVAIRSLGSAGVDVTAASGLRVNTGAASKHADRCVRYPRPRTDRGGFVDRIEREVREREYDMVLPMADPTVVPVVEARGRLEPHVRVPFPDAETLRIGTDKKRTVEAARAAGVPHPKTLVSEELDLEAVESEVGYPVVLKPRMGAGRVGVSVCDNPAELEAAYANADDRHRPLLVQEFIPNGGERGVYTLYNHSSELRAVTVQQRLRTDPPEGGTSSLRETVADPELVSSTDEFLSGLGWQGVAMAEFRVDPRDGEAKLLEINPRLWGSLALTVAAGADIPVLLHRLATEGDCETSLDYQVGVQARHLLGDVSNLLASADKRSALRAFLRPADGPRYHDVLSTDDPGATALYFLSEVGKFASRRLPRLRRPTTDAGP encoded by the coding sequence ATGACGGAGGGTCGCGTGCTCGTTCTCGACGCCGAGCGCCGACAGGCGGTGGTGGCGATCCGCTCGCTGGGGAGCGCCGGCGTCGACGTCACGGCCGCCTCGGGACTGCGGGTGAACACCGGCGCGGCCTCGAAACACGCCGACCGCTGCGTCCGGTATCCCCGACCCCGGACCGACCGGGGCGGGTTCGTCGACCGCATCGAACGGGAGGTTCGCGAGCGGGAGTACGACATGGTGCTGCCGATGGCCGACCCGACGGTGGTCCCGGTCGTCGAGGCACGCGGTCGTCTCGAACCACACGTACGGGTTCCGTTCCCGGACGCCGAGACGCTCCGTATCGGGACGGACAAGAAGCGAACCGTCGAAGCGGCTCGTGCCGCCGGCGTTCCCCACCCGAAAACACTCGTCTCCGAGGAACTGGACCTCGAGGCGGTCGAATCGGAGGTCGGCTATCCGGTGGTTCTGAAGCCGCGGATGGGCGCTGGCCGGGTCGGAGTGTCGGTCTGTGACAACCCGGCCGAACTCGAGGCCGCCTACGCGAACGCCGACGACCGGCATCGACCGCTCCTCGTCCAGGAGTTCATCCCGAACGGGGGCGAACGAGGGGTCTACACCCTCTACAATCACTCGTCGGAGCTCAGAGCCGTGACCGTCCAGCAGCGACTCCGCACCGACCCCCCGGAGGGCGGTACGAGTTCCCTCCGCGAGACCGTCGCCGACCCCGAACTGGTCTCGTCGACGGACGAGTTCCTCTCGGGGCTCGGCTGGCAGGGGGTGGCGATGGCCGAGTTCCGGGTCGACCCGCGCGACGGCGAGGCGAAACTCCTCGAGATCAACCCCCGGCTCTGGGGAAGCCTCGCGCTCACCGTCGCTGCGGGTGCCGACATCCCCGTCCTCCTGCACCGGCTGGCGACCGAGGGGGACTGCGAGACGAGCCTCGACTATCAGGTGGGGGTTCAGGCGCGCCACCTCCTCGGTGACGTTTCGAACCTGCTCGCCAGTGCGGACAAGCGCTCGGCTCTCCGGGCCTTCCTTCGTCCGGCGGACGGCCCGCGCTACCACGACGTGCTCTCGACGGACGACCCGGGCGCGACGGCGCTCTACTTCCTCTCGGAGGTCGGTAAGTTCGCGTCCCGTCGGCTCCCGCGCCTCCGACGACCGACCACCGATGCCGGTCCCTGA
- a CDS encoding dicarboxylate/amino acid:cation symporter, translating to MYRLAVSFVLGVVVAFGVGEPATVLAPIGDLFLRLLQMIVVPVVVFSLLVGVRQLSPTQMGRVGGSVVGLYAVTTTVAGVIGLAVANLLDPGTGLAFTGGEAESAQVPSIQELVLGIVPENPLNALAEGNLLPIIFFTIVFGIALAIARDTAADESVRRGAETFFSLAEAGMEALFTIVWGVMEFGVVGVFALVAAELAGEDVGAVLALASLVGVVALGVVIHIGLTYLGGIVGGLLGKSPVAFLRGAKNAMVMAFSTRSSSATLPVTMRDAEENLRIDESVYGFSLPFGSTANMDGAAIRQTVTVVFAANVVGQPLDLGTQVSVLLVTVLISIGTAGVPGAGLIMLTVILQQAGLPLTVVGFVAAVDPILGRIATMNNVTGDLAVSAVAAKWNRAIDLGSGTWVGGGANTAADTVADD from the coding sequence GTGTATCGTCTCGCGGTTTCGTTCGTGCTCGGCGTCGTCGTCGCCTTCGGCGTCGGCGAGCCGGCGACGGTGCTCGCCCCCATCGGCGACCTCTTCCTCCGATTGCTCCAGATGATCGTCGTCCCGGTCGTCGTCTTCAGCCTCCTCGTCGGCGTTCGACAGCTCTCGCCGACGCAGATGGGGCGCGTCGGGGGCAGCGTCGTGGGGCTCTACGCGGTGACGACGACCGTCGCTGGCGTCATCGGACTCGCGGTGGCGAACCTCCTCGATCCGGGGACCGGCCTCGCCTTCACCGGGGGCGAAGCGGAGTCGGCACAGGTCCCGAGCATCCAGGAACTCGTGCTCGGGATCGTGCCCGAGAACCCCCTCAACGCCCTCGCGGAGGGGAACCTCCTCCCGATAATCTTCTTCACCATCGTCTTCGGGATCGCGCTGGCGATCGCCCGCGACACGGCCGCCGACGAGTCGGTTCGCCGCGGGGCCGAGACCTTCTTCTCGCTGGCCGAGGCCGGCATGGAGGCCCTGTTCACCATCGTCTGGGGTGTGATGGAGTTCGGCGTCGTCGGCGTCTTCGCGCTCGTCGCCGCCGAACTCGCCGGGGAGGACGTCGGCGCGGTCCTCGCGCTGGCCTCGCTCGTCGGGGTCGTCGCCCTCGGCGTCGTCATCCACATCGGCCTCACCTATCTCGGCGGCATCGTCGGTGGACTCCTCGGGAAGTCACCCGTCGCGTTCCTGCGGGGGGCGAAGAACGCCATGGTGATGGCGTTCAGCACCCGGTCATCGAGCGCGACGCTGCCGGTCACGATGCGCGACGCCGAGGAGAACCTCCGGATCGACGAGAGCGTCTACGGCTTCTCGTTGCCGTTCGGCTCCACCGCCAACATGGACGGGGCGGCGATCCGACAGACCGTGACGGTGGTGTTCGCCGCCAACGTGGTGGGCCAGCCGCTCGACCTCGGCACGCAGGTCTCGGTGCTCCTCGTGACGGTCCTGATCAGCATCGGCACCGCCGGGGTCCCCGGCGCGGGGCTGATCATGCTCACCGTGATCCTCCAGCAGGCGGGCCTCCCACTGACCGTCGTCGGGTTCGTCGCCGCCGTCGACCCGATCCTGGGTCGGATCGCGACGATGAACAACGTGACCGGCGACCTCGCGGTCTCGGCGGTCGCCGCGAAGTGGAACCGGGCGATCGACCTCGGGAGCGGGACCTGGGTCGGCGGCGGTGCGAACACGGCGGCGGATACGGTCGCCGACGACTGA
- a CDS encoding aldo/keto reductase translates to MEPITIADADVPALGFGTAGMDTDEERYDAISAALDAGYRHIDTAQMYDSESAVGAAIADSGLDREELFVTTKLDGGNRDHEAVVDSTYESLTRLDTDYVDLLLIHMPDQEPSHEETLDAMNELVSEDVVKHIGVSNFSVEETKNAIEHSSAPILTNQVEYSLAERQDDLLSFCIDQGVMLTAYSPIKLGDRLEDDVVQETADTHGKTPRQVAIRWLLQQPYVSTIPRSSNPEHVRENFDVFDFELTDEEMRRLFATEGDLDDALASKLGL, encoded by the coding sequence GTGGAACCCATCACGATAGCGGACGCCGACGTTCCGGCGCTCGGGTTCGGGACGGCGGGCATGGACACCGACGAGGAGCGATACGACGCCATCTCGGCCGCGCTCGATGCCGGCTATCGCCACATCGACACGGCACAGATGTACGACAGCGAGTCCGCGGTCGGGGCGGCGATCGCCGATTCGGGGCTCGACCGCGAGGAGCTGTTCGTCACCACGAAGCTGGACGGCGGCAACCGCGACCACGAGGCGGTCGTCGATTCGACCTACGAGAGCCTCACCCGGCTCGACACCGACTACGTCGACCTCCTGCTCATCCACATGCCCGACCAGGAGCCCTCCCACGAGGAGACCCTCGACGCGATGAACGAACTCGTCTCGGAGGACGTCGTGAAACACATCGGCGTGTCGAACTTCTCCGTCGAGGAGACGAAGAACGCGATCGAGCACTCCTCGGCACCGATCCTCACCAATCAGGTCGAGTACAGCCTCGCCGAGCGCCAGGACGACCTCCTCTCGTTCTGTATCGACCAGGGGGTCATGCTCACCGCCTACAGCCCGATCAAGCTCGGGGACCGACTCGAAGACGACGTCGTCCAGGAGACCGCGGACACACACGGGAAAACGCCCCGACAGGTCGCGATCCGCTGGCTGCTCCAGCAGCCGTACGTGTCGACGATCCCGCGGTCGTCGAACCCGGAACACGTCCGCGAGAACTTCGACGTCTTCGACTTCGAACTCACCGACGAGGAGATGCGACGGCTGTTCGCCACGGAGGGCGACCTCGACGACGCGCTCGCCTCGAAGCTCGGCCTCTGA
- a CDS encoding ABC transporter ATP-binding protein encodes MTEPLAIEADDLEKRYGGTRAVHDLRFSIERGTIYGFLGPNGAGKTSTIRMLTTLTHPSAGSARIMGHSVEERSKVTPHIGYLPEEPPLYDELTGREQLTYIAGLRDMPTERAAERIDTFLDRFDLTGAADDRIATYSKGMKQKTGIIQALLHEPSVVFLDEPTSGLDPRAARTVREIIAEVAAGDSTVFLSTHILPVVEELADTVGVLFDGTMVAEGAPDRLKDRVETGAGSSLEDVFLELTEERPVEREAGPAE; translated from the coding sequence ATGACCGAACCGCTCGCCATCGAAGCCGACGACCTCGAGAAGCGGTACGGGGGAACGCGGGCCGTCCACGACCTCCGGTTCTCGATCGAGCGGGGGACGATCTACGGGTTCCTCGGGCCGAACGGCGCGGGCAAGACCTCGACGATCCGGATGCTCACCACGCTCACCCACCCCTCGGCGGGGTCGGCACGGATCATGGGTCACTCCGTCGAGGAGCGCTCGAAGGTGACCCCGCACATCGGCTACCTCCCCGAGGAACCGCCGTTGTACGACGAACTCACGGGCCGCGAACAGCTCACCTACATCGCCGGGCTGCGCGATATGCCGACCGAGCGGGCCGCCGAGCGCATCGACACCTTCCTCGACCGCTTCGACCTCACCGGGGCCGCCGACGACCGGATCGCGACCTACTCGAAGGGGATGAAACAGAAGACCGGCATCATCCAGGCGCTGCTCCACGAGCCGTCCGTCGTCTTCCTCGACGAACCCACCTCCGGGCTCGACCCCCGGGCCGCCCGGACCGTCCGGGAGATCATCGCCGAGGTCGCCGCCGGGGATTCGACCGTGTTCCTCTCGACGCACATCCTCCCGGTGGTCGAGGAGCTGGCGGACACGGTCGGCGTGCTCTTCGACGGTACGATGGTCGCCGAGGGCGCACCCGACCGCCTCAAGGACCGCGTCGAGACCGGTGCCGGGAGCTCCCTCGAAGACGTCTTCCTCGAACTCACCGAGGAACGACCCGTCGAACGGGAGGCCGGCCCGGCCGAATGA
- a CDS encoding aldo/keto reductase, giving the protein METRPLGDVGHDSSVLTFGTIALDFLDQDDADRMVEDVLDAGVNHFDVAPTYGDAERKLAPKLAEHRDEIFLGCKTQERTYYGAWGELQKSLDRLGTDSIDLYQFHAVTRYDELDTITGDYHPEMSQGEHDPGALQAFKDAKEEGLIDHIGLTSHGDPSLIRAAIERIPELESVMFPFNYTLDSKAGPEYDYRSVLDLAQERGLGTLCIKGFAKQPWSDDLPEDERPYATWYEPYDEKDDLVDCLRYALSQGMTSIPSAGDPQLVPAILDAATAYEPLNEDEEARLLEAGRTNESPVPDP; this is encoded by the coding sequence ATGGAGACCCGTCCGCTCGGCGACGTCGGCCACGACAGCTCGGTCCTCACCTTCGGTACCATCGCGTTGGACTTCCTCGACCAGGACGACGCCGACCGGATGGTCGAGGACGTTCTCGATGCGGGGGTCAACCACTTCGACGTCGCGCCGACCTACGGCGACGCCGAACGCAAACTGGCACCGAAACTCGCCGAACACCGCGACGAGATCTTCCTCGGCTGTAAGACCCAGGAGCGCACCTACTACGGCGCGTGGGGCGAACTCCAGAAGTCCCTCGACCGGCTCGGCACCGACTCGATCGACCTCTATCAGTTCCACGCGGTCACCCGCTACGACGAACTCGACACCATCACGGGCGACTACCATCCCGAGATGTCCCAGGGCGAACACGACCCGGGCGCGCTGCAGGCGTTCAAGGACGCCAAGGAGGAGGGGCTGATCGACCACATCGGGCTGACGAGTCACGGCGACCCGAGCCTCATCCGGGCGGCGATCGAGCGCATTCCCGAACTCGAATCGGTGATGTTCCCGTTCAACTACACACTCGATTCGAAGGCGGGCCCCGAGTACGACTACCGCTCGGTTCTCGACCTCGCCCAGGAACGCGGCCTCGGGACCCTCTGCATCAAGGGATTCGCGAAGCAACCGTGGTCGGACGACCTCCCCGAGGACGAGCGCCCCTACGCCACGTGGTACGAGCCCTACGACGAGAAGGATGACCTCGTCGACTGTCTGCGATACGCGCTCTCGCAGGGGATGACCAGCATCCCGAGCGCGGGCGACCCCCAGCTCGTCCCGGCGATCCTCGATGCGGCGACCGCGTACGAACCCCTCAACGAGGACGAGGAGGCGCGGCTCCTTGAGGCCGGACGGACCAACGAGTCCCCGGTTCCCGATCCGTAG